One part of the Tautonia rosea genome encodes these proteins:
- a CDS encoding prolyl oligopeptidase family serine peptidase — protein sequence MTAPAPAGPPDNAKRTPLDYPQAARGDVVDDYHGTPVADPYRWMEDIDSTETRAWVEAQVALFDSYIADVPARKRIQDRLTQLWDYEKFGIPFEKGGRYFYSYNSGLQNQNVVYSTPSLDADAQVLIDPNRFSDDGTIALAGLAPSKDGSKVAYAVSDAGSDWMTWKVRDVASGDDLDDQIRWSKFSGAEWTPDGSGFFYGRFPEPKEGDDLKAANYFAKVYHHRLGTPQEEDTLVWEDPEHKDWRADVTVTDDGAYLIFTIGRGTDDKYRILYRPLADADAEPIHLVGDFDADYTFIDNDGPRLFFRTDKQTPLGKVIAINVHHPEPEHWETIIPEAEETLLGANRVGDLLIAQYLKDARSQVKLYDLSGAFVREVEFPELGTASGFSGDRDDTETFYSFSSYTRPSTIYRYDLATGESTLYKEPKVDFNPDDYTTEQVFYTSKDGTRVPMFISHKKGIEIGPDTPTMLYGYGGFNIPLTPSFSVARLVWMEMGGVYAVPNLRGGGEYGEAWHKAGTKLQKQNVFDDFIAAAEYLIDQGRTSTPKLAIQGRSNGGLLVGACMTQRPDLFGACLPGVGVLDMLRFHTFTIGWAWTDDYGSSENADEFQALYAYSPYHRVEQGACYPPTLIVTADHDDRVYPAHSFKFAAAMQEAQGCDNPILIRIETRAGHGAGKPTAKIIEEAADEMAFVVHELGVSLPDGD from the coding sequence ATGACCGCCCCCGCCCCCGCCGGCCCGCCCGACAACGCCAAGCGCACCCCCTTGGACTACCCGCAGGCTGCCCGCGGCGACGTGGTCGACGACTACCACGGCACGCCCGTCGCCGACCCCTACCGATGGATGGAGGACATCGACTCAACCGAGACTCGCGCCTGGGTCGAGGCCCAGGTTGCCCTCTTCGACTCCTACATCGCCGATGTTCCCGCCCGCAAACGCATCCAGGATCGCCTGACCCAGCTCTGGGACTACGAGAAGTTCGGCATCCCCTTTGAAAAGGGGGGCCGCTACTTCTACTCGTACAACAGCGGCTTGCAGAACCAGAACGTCGTCTACTCGACCCCCTCGCTCGACGCCGACGCCCAGGTCCTTATCGACCCAAACCGCTTCAGCGACGACGGCACGATCGCACTGGCCGGCCTGGCCCCCTCGAAGGACGGATCAAAAGTTGCTTACGCTGTTTCCGACGCCGGATCGGACTGGATGACCTGGAAGGTCCGCGACGTGGCCTCGGGCGACGACCTCGACGACCAGATCCGCTGGAGCAAGTTCTCCGGTGCCGAGTGGACCCCCGACGGCTCCGGCTTCTTCTACGGCCGCTTTCCCGAGCCGAAGGAAGGGGACGATCTAAAGGCGGCGAATTACTTCGCCAAGGTCTATCACCACCGGCTCGGCACCCCGCAGGAGGAAGATACCCTTGTCTGGGAAGATCCCGAGCACAAGGACTGGCGTGCCGACGTGACCGTGACCGACGACGGTGCCTACCTGATCTTCACCATCGGCCGAGGCACTGACGACAAGTACCGCATCCTCTACCGCCCCCTGGCAGACGCCGACGCCGAGCCGATCCACCTCGTCGGCGACTTCGATGCCGATTACACCTTCATCGACAACGACGGCCCCCGCCTCTTCTTCCGGACGGATAAGCAGACCCCGCTCGGTAAGGTGATCGCCATCAACGTCCATCACCCCGAGCCGGAACACTGGGAGACAATCATCCCCGAGGCCGAGGAAACCCTCCTTGGCGCCAACCGGGTCGGCGATCTCCTGATCGCCCAGTACCTGAAGGATGCCCGCTCTCAGGTCAAGCTCTACGACCTGTCCGGCGCCTTCGTCCGAGAGGTCGAGTTCCCTGAGTTGGGCACCGCCTCCGGCTTCTCCGGCGACCGCGACGACACCGAGACCTTCTACTCCTTCTCCTCCTACACCCGGCCGTCGACCATTTACCGCTACGATCTGGCGACCGGCGAGAGCACCCTCTACAAGGAGCCGAAGGTCGACTTCAACCCCGACGACTACACCACCGAACAGGTCTTCTACACGAGCAAGGACGGCACCCGCGTCCCCATGTTCATCAGCCACAAGAAGGGGATCGAGATCGGGCCGGACACGCCGACCATGCTCTACGGCTACGGCGGGTTCAACATCCCCCTGACCCCCAGCTTCAGCGTCGCTCGCCTGGTTTGGATGGAGATGGGCGGCGTCTACGCCGTGCCGAACCTCCGAGGCGGCGGCGAGTACGGCGAGGCCTGGCACAAGGCCGGCACGAAGCTCCAGAAGCAGAACGTCTTCGACGACTTCATCGCCGCGGCCGAGTACCTGATCGACCAGGGCCGGACCTCGACCCCCAAGCTGGCCATCCAGGGACGCTCCAACGGCGGCCTGCTCGTCGGGGCTTGCATGACTCAGCGGCCCGATCTCTTCGGCGCCTGCCTTCCGGGCGTCGGGGTGCTGGACATGCTCCGCTTCCACACCTTCACGATCGGCTGGGCCTGGACCGACGACTACGGCTCATCGGAGAACGCAGATGAGTTCCAGGCCCTTTACGCCTACTCCCCCTATCACCGGGTCGAGCAGGGGGCCTGCTACCCACCGACCCTGATCGTCACGGCCGACCACGACGACCGCGTCTACCCCGCCCACAGCTTCAAGTTCGCCGCCGCCATGCAAGAGGCCCAGGGCTGCGACAACCCGATCCTCATCCGGATCGAGACCCGAGCCGGCCACGGCGCCGGCAAGCCGACGGCCAAGATCATCGAGGAGGCCGCCGACGAGATGGCCTTCGTCGTCCACGAGCTGGGCGTTTCCCTGCCCGATGGCGACTGA
- the rpmG gene encoding 50S ribosomal protein L33 — MAKKSAGREHVWLQCSETGDLNYRVSVNTKGGIPEGLQGGLKKYCPKLRRHTLHKIKRK, encoded by the coding sequence ATGGCGAAGAAATCGGCCGGTCGTGAGCACGTCTGGCTCCAGTGCTCTGAAACCGGCGACCTGAACTACCGCGTCTCCGTCAACACCAAGGGCGGGATTCCGGAAGGGCTTCAAGGGGGCTTGAAGAAGTATTGCCCGAAGCTCCGGCGTCATACGCTCCACAAGATCAAGCGGAAGTAA
- a CDS encoding 2Fe-2S iron-sulfur cluster-binding protein: protein MPTVSVEGVGSFEVEAGKKLVLAIEDSGIDILHRCGGQAKCTTCRVEILEGDVPEMNEEERQRLALESTFPPNTRLSCQVRVAGDLSVRVAARASTTGKEPGTRPAD, encoded by the coding sequence ATGCCGACCGTGTCCGTTGAAGGTGTCGGATCATTCGAGGTGGAAGCGGGAAAGAAGCTGGTCCTGGCGATCGAGGATTCCGGCATCGACATCCTCCATCGTTGCGGAGGCCAGGCCAAGTGCACGACCTGCCGCGTCGAGATTCTGGAAGGGGATGTCCCGGAGATGAACGAGGAGGAGCGGCAGCGGTTGGCCCTCGAATCGACGTTCCCGCCGAACACCCGGCTCTCGTGCCAGGTACGCGTGGCGGGAGACCTGAGCGTCCGGGTTGCCGCGCGGGCCTCGACCACCGGCAAGGAGCCCGGCACCCGCCCGGCCGACTGA
- a CDS encoding sulfotransferase-like domain-containing protein: MPAPTPEAPIRIAMWSGPRNISTAMMRSWGNRADTVVCDEPLYAHYLRETGLDHPGASEVITHHNPDWRAVVAELIGPVPGGKAIFYQKHMAHHLLPSIDRGWLDHLTHVFLIRDPREMLTSLAKVLHKPRLEDTGLPQQVEIFERVRETTGRTPPVIDAKDVLDHPREVLSALCEALDVPFDEAMLRWPAGPRETDGIWAKYWYDNVERSTGFQPYRPKPDTVPESLSEVLDRAEACYLTLSRHLLSA; encoded by the coding sequence ATGCCCGCTCCAACCCCTGAAGCTCCGATCCGGATTGCCATGTGGTCCGGCCCCCGCAACATCTCAACGGCGATGATGCGATCGTGGGGGAACCGGGCCGATACGGTGGTCTGCGATGAGCCGCTCTACGCCCATTACCTTCGCGAGACGGGCCTGGACCATCCGGGGGCCTCAGAGGTCATCACCCATCACAACCCGGACTGGCGAGCGGTGGTGGCGGAATTGATCGGCCCGGTGCCGGGAGGCAAGGCGATCTTCTATCAGAAGCACATGGCGCATCACCTGCTGCCCTCGATCGACCGAGGCTGGCTTGATCACCTGACGCATGTGTTCCTGATTCGAGATCCGCGCGAGATGCTCACCTCGCTGGCGAAGGTCTTGCATAAGCCTCGCCTCGAGGATACGGGGTTGCCGCAACAGGTTGAGATCTTTGAGCGTGTTCGGGAAACAACCGGCCGCACGCCCCCGGTCATCGATGCGAAGGACGTACTCGATCACCCGCGCGAGGTGCTCTCGGCACTCTGCGAAGCGCTCGATGTCCCGTTCGACGAGGCCATGCTCCGATGGCCCGCCGGTCCCCGAGAGACTGACGGCATCTGGGCGAAATACTGGTACGACAACGTCGAACGCTCGACCGGATTCCAACCCTATCGACCCAAGCCCGACACGGTGCCCGAGTCGCTTTCCGAGGTCCTCGACCGCGCCGAAGCGTGCTACCTGACGCTCTCCCGTCATCTCCTCTCCGCATGA
- a CDS encoding aminotransferase class IV: MLQTFDSRNENLIININGRLLHRNEAGISPFDSAVQGGDAVWEGLRVYDGRIFKLTEHLERLRSSALALAFAEIPSFGAITAEIRRTLEANQMRDGVHIRLTLTRGVKYTSGMDPRLNTVGPTLIVLAEHKAPVYDFSGITLVTSTIRRPGPDVLDPKIHHCNLINSILAKIQANSAGADDALMLDPRGFVAETNATHVFLVSEGVVRTGTVNACPEGITRSTVIDLCRSHEIPLEIGDLSLTDVYRAGEVFCTGTMGELAPVVQVDGRTIGDGQPGPMTQRLSDLYRDLTRREGEQVVA; the protein is encoded by the coding sequence ATGCTTCAAACCTTTGATTCCCGAAATGAAAATCTGATCATCAACATCAACGGCCGCCTCCTGCACCGAAATGAGGCGGGAATCAGCCCGTTCGATTCGGCGGTGCAGGGGGGGGATGCGGTCTGGGAAGGTCTGCGGGTGTACGACGGCCGCATCTTCAAGCTGACCGAGCACCTGGAACGCCTGCGAAGCTCGGCCCTGGCCCTGGCGTTCGCAGAGATTCCGAGCTTCGGGGCCATCACCGCCGAGATCCGCCGCACGCTTGAGGCGAATCAGATGCGTGATGGTGTTCATATTCGCCTGACCTTGACCCGAGGCGTCAAGTACACTTCGGGCATGGACCCGAGGCTCAACACTGTTGGGCCGACCCTGATCGTCCTGGCCGAGCACAAGGCGCCGGTTTACGACTTCAGCGGGATCACCCTCGTCACCAGCACGATCCGGCGCCCCGGCCCCGACGTGCTCGACCCGAAGATCCATCACTGCAACCTTATTAACTCCATCCTCGCCAAGATTCAGGCCAACTCCGCGGGTGCCGACGATGCCTTGATGCTCGACCCCCGCGGCTTCGTGGCCGAGACGAACGCGACTCACGTCTTCCTCGTCTCCGAGGGGGTCGTACGAACCGGGACGGTCAACGCCTGTCCTGAAGGGATCACCCGATCGACCGTCATCGACCTGTGCCGATCGCATGAGATTCCGCTTGAGATTGGCGACCTTTCTCTGACGGACGTCTACCGCGCCGGCGAGGTCTTCTGTACCGGTACGATGGGAGAACTCGCCCCGGTCGTTCAGGTCGATGGACGGACCATCGGCGACGGCCAGCCCGGCCCGATGACCCAACGCCTCAGCGACCTCTACCGCGATCTGACCCGCCGGGAAGGGGAACAGGTCGTCGCGTAA
- a CDS encoding RidA family protein, with protein MRPGTLPSCAMIALAIGSFATASQPDVRFIQPDPKQGLSAAVVVPAETALVFSTQVVGPESEEPGTAPDSLVAEVFDRLDAMLQAGGSGLDRAVRLHVVLAKADLLPVLQAHLVERFGEQEPPALTVVEGTLPRPGAWIGVDAVATTDAQPPAGQVAHPQVPLGRAAGQIAGAPLAVLPGGPRVFIAGQAEPADDLATATRKTLESLAETLEHLGLGTEQVVQLKAFYLPPESAEVVEREVATFFQGNVVPPLVLVEWQSTLPIEIELVATAPDPGSDQVIDYLATPSLPASPVYSRVARVNRGDLVFLSGLFGSEGASGAAQVEEIFDAMIALLKTSGSDLDHLAKATYYVSANDSSQALNDLRPNYYDPNRPPAASKAQVRGVGRGGRSITVDMIAVVPE; from the coding sequence ATGCGTCCCGGTACCCTTCCTTCCTGCGCGATGATCGCTCTGGCGATTGGCTCCTTCGCAACCGCCTCGCAACCGGACGTGAGGTTCATCCAGCCCGACCCGAAGCAGGGGCTCTCTGCTGCGGTGGTGGTGCCTGCCGAGACCGCCCTGGTGTTCTCGACTCAAGTGGTCGGGCCTGAATCGGAGGAACCGGGAACCGCTCCCGATTCGCTGGTGGCCGAGGTTTTTGATCGGCTCGATGCCATGCTCCAGGCAGGAGGCTCGGGCCTCGATCGGGCGGTGCGATTGCACGTTGTGCTGGCCAAGGCCGACCTGCTTCCCGTGCTGCAGGCGCACCTCGTCGAGCGCTTTGGCGAGCAAGAGCCACCGGCCTTGACCGTCGTCGAGGGCACCTTGCCGCGCCCCGGGGCCTGGATCGGCGTCGATGCCGTGGCGACGACCGACGCTCAGCCTCCGGCCGGGCAGGTTGCTCATCCTCAGGTGCCATTGGGGAGGGCTGCCGGACAAATTGCAGGGGCGCCGCTGGCCGTCTTGCCGGGAGGCCCTCGGGTCTTCATCGCCGGCCAGGCCGAGCCGGCCGACGACCTCGCCACCGCCACCCGCAAGACGCTCGAAAGCCTGGCCGAGACGCTGGAACACCTCGGTCTTGGGACCGAACAGGTGGTGCAACTGAAAGCGTTTTACCTGCCCCCGGAATCGGCCGAGGTCGTCGAGCGCGAGGTCGCAACCTTCTTCCAGGGGAACGTGGTCCCCCCGTTGGTGCTGGTCGAGTGGCAGAGCACGTTGCCCATCGAAATTGAACTGGTCGCCACCGCTCCCGATCCGGGCAGCGATCAGGTGATTGATTACCTGGCCACACCGTCGCTCCCTGCTTCTCCCGTCTACAGCCGGGTGGCTCGGGTCAACCGGGGGGATCTGGTGTTTCTCTCGGGGCTATTCGGTTCCGAGGGAGCCTCGGGAGCCGCGCAGGTCGAGGAAATCTTTGACGCGATGATCGCTCTGCTCAAGACGTCGGGCAGCGATCTCGACCATCTGGCCAAGGCCACCTATTACGTTTCCGCCAACGATTCGAGCCAGGCGCTGAACGACCTGCGGCCGAACTATTACGACCCGAATCGGCCTCCAGCGGCCTCGAAGGCCCAGGTTCGCGGCGTCGGGCGGGGCGGTCGCTCGATCACGGTCGATATGATCGCCGTGGTTCCTGAATGA
- a CDS encoding LapA family protein codes for MRYVYLIILIVLIAAFLAFAVVNRSPVQVNFPMTEVQLSAPLFLVMLAVYVLGMFTGGSFFGFLRQSISKASEVGHHGH; via the coding sequence ATGCGTTACGTTTACCTGATTATCCTGATTGTACTGATAGCCGCCTTCCTCGCCTTCGCGGTGGTGAATCGATCGCCGGTCCAGGTGAACTTCCCGATGACGGAGGTTCAGCTCTCGGCTCCGTTGTTCCTGGTCATGCTGGCGGTGTACGTCCTCGGCATGTTCACCGGCGGTTCCTTCTTCGGGTTCCTTCGCCAGTCGATTTCGAAGGCGTCGGAAGTCGGTCATCACGGACATTGA
- a CDS encoding glycoside hydrolase family 88 protein, protein MAEPQLVDLADLKPRLQRTFDHYASKFGTLIDHHPDFFPIYTEGGRWRHGGELWTDWCAGFLTGILWHCYRRIRHEWWRDKAEHYCRLLEHKQHDRDVHDLGFIFLNSYLPWYEVTGDDSKKQVVVTAGQTLAKRFRERGQYLCSFIGPESLFIDIMMNVPVIFYAAKETGDERLLEIARAHCRTTERTIVRPNGSTAHEGIFDTNTGEFLRQSTHQGLSAESDWTRGLAWSLYGFGTVYTYTNDPADLAVAERNADHFIDRCPDGLIAPWDFDAPEGDRMADSSASAIAASGLWQLADLTRDPARAARYQDASLTILNSLCSDAYVSWNEPEWEGVLKHGVYHKPKGLGVDESVMWGEFFFLEAICKVLSMLDGD, encoded by the coding sequence ATGGCCGAGCCCCAACTTGTCGACCTGGCCGACCTGAAACCGCGCCTGCAGCGGACCTTCGATCACTACGCCTCGAAGTTCGGCACCCTGATCGATCACCACCCTGACTTCTTCCCGATCTACACCGAAGGGGGGCGGTGGCGGCACGGCGGAGAACTTTGGACCGACTGGTGCGCCGGCTTCCTCACCGGCATCCTCTGGCACTGCTACCGCCGCATTCGCCACGAATGGTGGCGCGACAAAGCCGAGCACTACTGCCGACTGCTCGAACATAAGCAGCACGACCGCGACGTGCACGACCTTGGCTTCATCTTCCTGAACTCGTACCTCCCCTGGTACGAGGTCACCGGCGACGACTCGAAGAAGCAGGTTGTTGTCACCGCCGGCCAGACGCTCGCCAAGCGATTCCGAGAACGAGGGCAGTACCTCTGCTCGTTCATCGGGCCGGAAAGCCTGTTCATCGACATCATGATGAACGTCCCGGTCATCTTTTACGCCGCCAAAGAAACCGGCGACGAGCGACTTCTTGAGATCGCCAGGGCCCACTGCCGGACCACCGAACGGACCATTGTTCGCCCCAATGGCAGCACGGCTCACGAGGGGATCTTCGATACGAATACCGGCGAGTTCCTTCGTCAGAGCACCCACCAGGGGCTTTCGGCCGAGTCGGACTGGACCCGAGGCCTGGCCTGGTCCTTGTACGGCTTCGGCACGGTTTACACCTATACGAACGACCCGGCCGACCTGGCCGTCGCCGAGCGCAACGCCGACCACTTCATCGACCGCTGCCCCGACGGCCTCATCGCTCCCTGGGACTTCGACGCCCCCGAAGGCGACCGCATGGCCGACAGCTCCGCCTCGGCCATCGCCGCCTCGGGCCTCTGGCAGCTTGCCGACCTGACCCGCGACCCTGCCCGAGCCGCCCGCTACCAGGACGCCTCCCTGACGATCCTTAACTCCCTCTGCTCCGACGCCTACGTCTCCTGGAACGAACCCGAGTGGGAAGGCGTCCTCAAGCACGGCGTCTACCACAAGCCCAAGGGGCTCGGCGTCGACGAGTCCGTCATGTGGGGCGAGTTCTTCTTCCTCGAAGCGATTTGCAAGGTCCTGTCGATGCTCGACGGGGACTGA